Proteins from a genomic interval of Candidatus Hamiltonella defensa 5AT (Acyrthosiphon pisum):
- a CDS encoding transcription termination/antitermination NusG family protein, with product MEKKWYLTCHKSGCSNLYKAQQALIQIEVHSLSPSIQTWRQRLDRKNKRAVIEPLFKGYLFTCFDPEKIPTRKIEHCAGISHLVRFANTIVPIREAVMQEIMRFPLCMNDETRTNHKITTSLKESQKEQIKNIVQKKRRTREPPYSWLF from the coding sequence ATGGAAAAAAAATGGTATCTCACCTGTCACAAATCAGGTTGCAGTAATCTTTATAAAGCGCAGCAAGCCTTGATACAAATTGAGGTTCATTCATTAAGTCCTTCTATTCAAACCTGGCGTCAACGTCTTGATAGAAAAAATAAGAGAGCTGTGATTGAACCCCTCTTTAAAGGGTATTTATTTACTTGTTTCGATCCTGAGAAGATCCCTACCAGAAAGATAGAGCATTGCGCTGGCATCAGTCATCTGGTGAGATTTGCCAATACCATTGTCCCGATTCGAGAAGCTGTGATGCAGGAAATCATGCGCTTCCCCCTTTGCATGAATGACGAAACCAGGACAAATCATAAAATCACGACTTCCCTTAAAGAAAGTCAAAAAGAACAAATTAAAAACATTGTTCAAAAAAAGAGGCGCACGCGAGAACCGCCCTATTCCTGGCTTTTTTAG
- a CDS encoding LuxR C-terminal-related transcriptional regulator, which translates to MRKSLIRLCQRSTEPCGVTDEKSIIYANPALRNLLHFPRCVNSEEGADVTPSDAMTVFETQEKQARDQKLPLCILNILPYGSEKKIQPYLFDFFPLFNEKGQCIGTFFYARLFPFFSLLECTXKKLPRTAAVQKPNKIFTEKEWDIVFFLLNRLGSKEIAKILHSSHRTIENRLQIIYENLGVHNSEQLRNFCERKGIDNYIPSKFLPTGSHVISFSSVSQKNQF; encoded by the coding sequence ATGAGAAAGTCACTAATTCGGTTATGTCAGCGCTCTACTGAACCTTGTGGTGTCACAGATGAAAAATCAATTATTTATGCCAATCCAGCCCTACGTAATTTATTGCATTTCCCTCGTTGTGTTAATAGTGAAGAAGGGGCAGATGTCACACCTTCTGATGCTATGACTGTATTCGAAACACAAGAAAAACAAGCCCGAGATCAAAAGCTTCCTTTGTGCATATTGAACATATTGCCTTATGGATCTGAGAAAAAAATACAACCTTATTTATTTGATTTTTTTCCGCTGTTTAATGAAAAAGGTCAATGTATTGGTACATTTTTTTATGCTCGTCTTTTCCCTTTTTTTTCTTTATTGGAATGTACCGNAAAAAAACTACCTCGTACCGCTGCGGTACAGAAACCAAACAAGATATTCACAGAAAAAGAATGGGACATTGTTTTCTTTTTATTAAATAGATTAGGAAGTAAGGAAATAGCCAAAATATTACACAGTTCTCACCGAACAATAGAAAATCGGCTACAGATTATTTATGAAAATTTAGGCGTGCATAATTCAGAACAACTCAGAAATTTTTGCGAACGGAAAGGAATAGATAACTATATTCCCTCAAAATTTCTTCCTACAGGCAGTCACGTCATTAGCTTTAGCTCCGTGAGTCAAAAAAATCAATTTTGA
- a CDS encoding toxin co-regulated pilus biosynthesis Q family protein gives MGFSQEKRLSQQRRLKASLSMKLILILFFLLCLAGCSGSRSHHENTAPVTLIESQIHLHSKKIALAQQRLQQASGIRDFAPGNQVKPDRNPHKKKGPAAQGGLFNKTVKLTVQKRDSMPKTPIQTEKNWRAQKGSTLKETLYLWVEQEQCLPEKKRTWSLIWDTDTNYRIDAPLSFSGTFRDALNGIFRLYAKATVPLFAGINTTQCLLKVDDQERHS, from the coding sequence ATGGGCTTTTCTCAAGAAAAAAGGCTGTCTCAACAAAGGAGACTCAAGGCCTCTCTCTCCATGAAACTCATCCTGATTCTGTTTTTTTTACTCTGTTTGGCGGGTTGTAGCGGCTCTCGCTCTCACCATGAGAACACAGCGCCTGTGACATTGATTGAGTCGCAAATACACCTCCACAGCAAAAAGATAGCCTTGGCACAACAGAGACTCCAGCAAGCCAGCGGAATCAGGGATTTCGCTCCTGGAAATCAGGTCAAACCGGACAGAAATCCCCACAAAAAGAAAGGGCCGGCAGCGCAAGGCGGCTTATTCAATAAGACAGTAAAACTGACAGTTCAAAAAAGGGACTCCATGCCAAAAACGCCCATTCAAACAGAGAAAAACTGGCGAGCGCAAAAGGGTTCGACGCTCAAAGAGACTTTATATTTATGGGTTGAGCAGGAACAGTGCCTCCCTGAAAAAAAGAGAACATGGAGCCTCATTTGGGACACAGACACCAATTACAGAATAGATGCGCCTTTATCCTTTTCTGGCACTTTCCGTGACGCCTTGAATGGAATATTTCGTTTATATGCCAAGGCCACGGTGCCCCTATTTGCAGGGATCAATACGACACAATGCCTTCTCAAAGTCGATGACCAGGAGAGACACTCATGA
- a CDS encoding helix-turn-helix transcriptional regulator, translated as MIKSFDIKEIKFYQEIFEELSPAEIKVLSLYCSGLQCNKISLLLNMSLSTVNSHLNNARKKYELNNYSELRALFHFLINNHLINSFFCNCCKLKKLTQLPKIAKQPNCYLYSYQGLVFQPLFYFKKI; from the coding sequence ATGATAAAATCATTTGATATTAAAGAAATTAAATTTTATCAAGAAATTTTTGAGGAACTTTCTCCAGCAGAAATTAAAGTACTGTCACTTTATTGTTCCGGATTGCAATGTAATAAAATTTCATTGTTATTAAATATGAGTCTAAGTACGGTAAACTCACATTTAAATAACGCAAGAAAAAAATATGAACTAAATAATTATTCTGAATTGAGGGCATTATTTCATTTTTTGATAAATAATCATCTAATTAACTCATTTTTTTGTAATTGTTGTAAATTAAAAAAATTAACTCAATTACCTAAAATAGCTAAACAACCTAACTGTTATTTATATTCATATCAAGGGCTGGTTTTTCAGCCCTTATTCTATTTTAAAAAAATTTAG